The Equus asinus isolate D_3611 breed Donkey chromosome 4, EquAss-T2T_v2, whole genome shotgun sequence genome has a segment encoding these proteins:
- the APOL6 gene encoding apolipoprotein L6 isoform X2 — protein MDKRSADLVPQRLWDEQAGKECQAGVGLQGDEDDLLLSEDMEQKDADLSADERRFLEEFPILKEKLEEDIRKFRARADDIEKKQKILTEASLVTNSVSAVSGAVSLLGLALTPATGGGSLVLLGCVETLGSIAGATNIVTNLAKEVQNAQAEAGSPEPTDGQRSQETEGKGRLYYGITAGKLAYAVYASINNIKDVKEKIRASKTASAHPLQAAGAEGIKTTSQVTVESGRKLPKAFERIKLLMTRHPRLLNGTVTGISLYTCVAALLKDWKELKEGAKSKSAEKLKAKAGELEKKLLDLSQRYERLQQKKLLQEKRLLSSSSEGAVGTLPQPSGRASGSWIQKWGEDDATEPRDLGAE, from the exons ATGGACAAAAGGAGCGCGGATTTGGTGCCACAGAGGCTGTGGGACGAGCAGGCAGGGAAGGAATGCCAGGCTGGTGTTGGTTTGCAAGG GGATGAGGACGACCTTCTTCTGAGTGAAGACATGGAGCAAAAAGATGCAGATCTGTCAGCTGACGAAAGGcgatttttggaagagtttcccATCTTGAAAGAGAAGCTAGAGGAGGACATCAGAAAGTTCCGTGCCCGTGCAGACGACAtcgagaaaaagcagaaaatactcacggaggccagcctggtgaccaACTCCGTCTCTGCTGTCTCAGGAGCCGTGAGCCTCCTGGGTTTAGCTCTCACTCCAGCAACGGGAGGAGGAAGCCTGGTGCTCCTGGGCTGTGTGGAGACTTTGGGGAGCATAGCTGGGGCCACCAACATTGTGACCAACTTGGCGAAAGAAGTCCAAAATGCCCAAGCTGAGGCCGGCAGCCCAGAGCCCACCGATGGCCAAAGGTCCCAGGAGACTGAGGGAAAAGGCAGACTCTATTATGGCATTACTGCCGGAAAGCTTGCCTATGCTGTCTATGCTAGTATAAACAACATCAAGGATGTTAAAGAGAAGATCCGTGCCTCTAAGACTGCCAGCGCCCACCCACTGCAGGCCGCTGGTGCCGAGGGTATCAAGACCACTAGCCAAGTCACGGTCGAAagcggcaggaagctgccaaAGGCCTTCGAGCGTATAAAGCTGCTGATGACCAGACATCCCCGCTTGCTAAATGGTACGGTGACTGGCATCTCTCTCTACACCTGCGTGGCCGCCCTCCTGAAGGACTGGAAGGAGCTGAAGGAGGGAGCAAAATCCAAGTCTGCAGAAAAGCTGAAGGCCAAGGCTGGGGAGCTGGAAAAGAAGCTGCTGGACCTCTCCCAGCGCTATGAGAGGCTGCAGCAGAAG AAACTCTTGCAAGAAAAAAGGCTTCTGAGCTCATCTTCAGAGGGAGCCGTGGGGACTCTGCCGCAGCCCTCAGGACGGGCATCAGGAAGCTGGATCCAGAAGTGGGGAGAGGATGACGCGACTGAGCCCAGGGACCTTGGGGCAGAATAA